A part of Paenibacillus donghaensis genomic DNA contains:
- a CDS encoding tetratricopeptide repeat protein, which yields MLKLLGIFALFRLVGNPLIALLILLVIFYVLDRSFIGVFPSITKPFRRMRQISKLRTVISLNPNDVSSKFELARLLADRKRYSEAQPLLQSIEDRYAQSAEYWVELGHVHLMLGSTELGEAQMLKGLEINRRAQYGQPYLRLAEAFRRTDQDKALHYVSQFQEIQSSSSEAYYLAGSMYKALGRTEEAKQAFAESTAVYRTLPGYKKRQERRWALRSFFAKLR from the coding sequence ATGTTAAAGCTACTTGGAATATTCGCCTTATTCCGCCTGGTGGGCAATCCGCTGATCGCGCTGCTGATCCTGCTGGTGATTTTTTATGTGCTGGACCGCAGCTTCATCGGAGTCTTCCCCAGCATTACCAAGCCGTTCCGCAGAATGCGTCAAATCTCCAAGCTTCGCACGGTGATCTCGCTCAATCCTAACGACGTATCCTCTAAGTTTGAACTAGCCCGGCTGCTGGCAGACCGCAAGCGCTACAGTGAAGCCCAGCCGCTGCTGCAGAGCATTGAGGACCGTTACGCACAGTCAGCCGAATATTGGGTAGAGCTGGGACACGTCCATCTGATGTTGGGCAGCACCGAGCTGGGGGAAGCGCAAATGCTGAAGGGACTTGAGATCAACCGCCGGGCGCAATACGGCCAGCCCTATCTGCGTCTTGCCGAAGCCTTCCGCAGAACCGATCAGGATAAGGCGCTGCATTATGTCAGCCAGTTTCAGGAGATTCAATCCTCTTCCAGCGAAGCCTATTACCTGGCCGGCTCTATGTACAAGGCGCTGGGCCGAACTGAAGAGGCCAAGCAGGCATTCGCAGAATCAACAGCCGTCTACCGCACCTTGCCGGGCTACAAGAAACGCCAGGAACGCCGCTGGGCACTGCGAAGCTTCTTCGCGAAGCTTCGCTAG
- a CDS encoding pentapeptide repeat-containing protein, with protein sequence MSMNSENTQHTPESVSPKLQADCGQCFGLCCAALPFAASADFAIDKAAGEPCPNLQEDYSCGVHLNLRSMGFKGCTVYDCFGAGQKVSHLTFSGLSWLQHPAGAQQMFDVFVMMRHLHELLWYLTEALPLQPEGSPLQTKLQAALNETQQLSEHAPEQLLQLDITAQREKVNTLLLECSELVRAEALRQAGGSSAQAKKYGRGANLFGAKLRKANLRGANLRSAFLIAADLQGADLRGADLIGADLRDTNLSGADLTGSLFLTQAQVNSATGDQATKLPPGLLRPGHWTD encoded by the coding sequence TTGTCCATGAATAGTGAAAATACACAGCATACTCCTGAGAGCGTCAGTCCCAAGCTGCAGGCTGACTGTGGACAATGCTTTGGCCTCTGCTGTGCTGCGCTTCCGTTCGCCGCATCTGCCGATTTCGCCATCGATAAAGCCGCCGGCGAGCCTTGCCCTAACCTTCAGGAGGATTACAGCTGCGGCGTGCACCTGAACCTCCGAAGCATGGGCTTCAAGGGCTGTACGGTGTATGACTGCTTCGGCGCCGGACAGAAGGTGTCGCACTTGACCTTCAGCGGTCTCAGCTGGCTGCAGCATCCCGCAGGCGCACAACAGATGTTCGACGTGTTCGTGATGATGAGGCATCTGCATGAGCTGCTCTGGTATCTGACTGAAGCGCTGCCGCTGCAGCCCGAAGGCAGCCCGCTGCAGACTAAGCTGCAGGCCGCGCTGAACGAAACACAGCAGCTCAGCGAGCATGCCCCGGAGCAGCTGCTGCAGTTGGACATCACTGCCCAGCGTGAGAAGGTCAACACGCTGCTCCTGGAGTGCAGCGAGCTAGTGCGCGCCGAAGCGCTGCGCCAGGCGGGCGGCTCCTCCGCCCAGGCCAAGAAGTACGGCCGGGGCGCCAATCTGTTTGGCGCGAAGCTGCGGAAGGCTAATCTCAGAGGCGCGAACCTGAGAAGCGCGTTCCTGATTGCCGCCGACTTGCAAGGAGCCGATCTGCGTGGGGCCGATCTGATCGGCGCCGACCTCCGCGACACCAATCTCAGTGGTGCCGACCTGACGGGCAGCCTCTTCCTGACGCAGGCCCAGGTGAACTCGGCCACCGGGGATCAGGCGACCAAGCTGCCGCCGGGTCTTCTCCGTCCGGGTCACTGGACGGATTGA
- a CDS encoding VOC family protein yields the protein MSTVKPMSFITTLEIPVSDLKRSLLWYEKYLGTEIVDEAPDAALIRLPGTTANSPLIYLVRTESADKLTFVNSFTGVTHSVIDFYVPDLEGFHIYLADNEIPVTTLNLIPGRDGLGGFGFSDPDGNSFGATNIIHAQ from the coding sequence ATGTCTACAGTGAAACCTATGTCTTTTATCACAACTCTGGAAATTCCGGTGTCCGACCTCAAACGTTCGTTGTTGTGGTATGAGAAGTATCTTGGCACCGAGATTGTGGACGAGGCCCCTGACGCCGCCTTGATCCGCCTGCCGGGCACCACGGCGAATTCACCGTTGATTTATTTAGTAAGAACAGAATCGGCTGACAAGCTTACCTTCGTTAACAGCTTCACCGGAGTCACTCACAGTGTCATCGATTTCTATGTACCTGACCTGGAAGGCTTCCACATCTACCTGGCGGATAATGAGATTCCTGTGACCACACTGAATCTGATCCCGGGCAGAGATGGACTTGGCGGATTCGGCTTCAGCGATCCAGACGGGAATTCCTTCGGGGCGACCAACATCATCCATGCGCAGTAA
- a CDS encoding extracellular solute-binding protein, giving the protein MKKGKHLALTLSAIMLVGALAGCGGNNTNNGGKNEAAGNTPAAATDKPAATDEATEPAEKVELSFWTLGNVNYEDLAKEYTKLHPNITFKVQNTGDQTAHHNNLTTALSAGSGAPDIFHLEIGFMERFLSAQDKFYNLNDLGAKDIQANYLDWKWKQASSLDGSFQLGLPTDIGPTVVYYRTDLAEAAGLPSDPEGFGAAIDTWDKFASVAKAFKEKTGKPFADLTDLVYNALRDQSADEIYFSKADGSFIGDTNPQVRKAYDFTVKGIQEGWISNLMLWSPEWGQGMTEGGFAVVLGPAWMAGNIKSNAPDSSGKWQIAQLPEGAGNWGGSFFTLPKEGKHSKEAYEFIAWLDSKDSQLASFKTKGLMPSIPALYEDPAFVDFKDEFFAGQQTAVEYGKAANRVKPVYYGPLHDQTDTFFKNALKNVLEKKADPNKEWDEAVKQAKTLAERG; this is encoded by the coding sequence ATGAAAAAAGGAAAACACCTGGCGCTGACGCTTTCAGCGATCATGCTGGTAGGAGCGCTCGCAGGCTGCGGGGGCAACAACACTAATAATGGGGGCAAGAATGAGGCCGCGGGGAACACCCCGGCAGCAGCGACAGACAAGCCGGCAGCCACTGATGAGGCAACAGAACCGGCTGAGAAGGTTGAGCTTTCTTTCTGGACATTGGGCAACGTCAACTATGAAGATCTGGCCAAAGAATATACGAAATTGCATCCGAACATTACGTTTAAGGTTCAGAACACCGGTGACCAGACGGCTCACCACAACAATTTGACGACTGCGCTTTCCGCAGGCTCGGGAGCACCTGATATTTTCCATCTTGAAATCGGTTTCATGGAGCGTTTCCTTAGCGCACAGGATAAATTCTACAACCTGAATGATCTGGGTGCGAAAGATATTCAGGCCAATTACCTGGATTGGAAATGGAAGCAGGCGTCCTCGCTGGACGGCAGCTTCCAGCTGGGACTTCCAACTGACATCGGGCCTACTGTTGTGTACTACCGCACGGATCTGGCTGAGGCAGCCGGTCTGCCAAGCGATCCTGAAGGCTTCGGCGCTGCAATTGATACCTGGGATAAATTCGCGAGCGTAGCGAAAGCATTCAAGGAAAAAACCGGCAAACCGTTTGCCGACCTGACCGATCTGGTCTACAACGCACTGCGTGACCAATCCGCTGACGAAATCTACTTCAGCAAAGCAGATGGCAGCTTCATCGGCGATACCAATCCGCAGGTCCGCAAAGCTTATGACTTCACAGTCAAAGGCATTCAGGAAGGCTGGATCAGCAACCTGATGCTGTGGTCACCGGAGTGGGGCCAAGGCATGACAGAAGGCGGCTTCGCGGTTGTTCTTGGACCGGCATGGATGGCGGGCAATATCAAGAGCAACGCACCGGATTCTTCCGGCAAATGGCAGATTGCTCAGCTTCCTGAAGGTGCCGGCAACTGGGGTGGTTCATTCTTCACCCTGCCTAAAGAAGGCAAACATTCCAAAGAAGCTTATGAATTCATAGCATGGCTGGACAGCAAGGACAGCCAGCTGGCTTCCTTCAAGACCAAAGGTCTGATGCCTTCCATTCCTGCCCTGTATGAAGATCCTGCCTTCGTGGACTTCAAGGATGAATTCTTTGCCGGCCAGCAGACTGCCGTTGAATACGGCAAAGCGGCAAACCGCGTAAAACCTGTGTACTACGGTCCGCTGCATGACCAAACGGATACGTTCTTCAAGAATGCGCTCAAGAACGTGCTGGAGAAAAAAGCAGATCCGAACAAAGAGTGGGATGAAGCAGTTAAACAAGCAAAAACATTGGCAGAACGCGGCTAG
- a CDS encoding carbohydrate ABC transporter permease, which yields MAQPAITSPHAESKRPFLTEQRRSRITAYTFISPFFILFSIFGLYPIFFTIYLSFFKWDALGPMKYVGLKNYDLVTSDPTFWISFTNTLIMGLMGTVPQILLALLVAVLLNSGMTKFKKTFRILYFMPNITSIVAVTLVFSTLFGNNGMINWLLNSLGLDSMAFNSGWWGVKIAISTMVMWRWMGYNAIIFLSGLQSIPTDLYEAARIDGANRRQQLTFITLPLLKPFIIFVTLLSTIGALQLFTEPYVFLGQSGTGSTRQEGITMVTYLYSEAFRNGFFGTAAATAVLLFLVTIIFSVLNMLVSNRLGGDTGGGKA from the coding sequence ATGGCGCAACCCGCTATTACGAGTCCGCATGCCGAGAGCAAACGCCCTTTTTTAACTGAACAAAGACGGAGCCGCATTACAGCCTATACTTTCATATCTCCCTTCTTTATTCTGTTCTCGATATTCGGACTGTACCCAATCTTTTTTACAATTTACTTGTCATTCTTTAAATGGGATGCACTCGGCCCCATGAAATATGTCGGCCTCAAAAATTATGATCTGGTCACAAGTGACCCAACGTTCTGGATCTCCTTCACCAACACGCTGATTATGGGTCTGATGGGCACCGTACCGCAGATTCTGCTCGCGCTGCTGGTAGCTGTGCTGCTGAATTCCGGGATGACCAAGTTCAAAAAGACGTTTCGTATCCTTTATTTCATGCCCAATATCACCTCCATTGTAGCCGTTACGCTGGTATTCAGTACCTTGTTCGGCAACAACGGGATGATTAACTGGCTGCTGAATAGTCTGGGACTGGACAGTATGGCCTTTAACTCCGGCTGGTGGGGCGTCAAGATTGCCATCTCGACCATGGTCATGTGGCGGTGGATGGGCTATAACGCGATCATCTTCTTGTCCGGCTTGCAGAGTATTCCGACGGATCTCTATGAAGCCGCGCGTATTGATGGAGCGAACAGGAGACAGCAGCTTACCTTCATCACGCTGCCTCTCCTGAAGCCTTTTATTATCTTCGTTACCTTGCTCTCGACCATTGGAGCCTTGCAGCTCTTCACTGAGCCGTACGTCTTCCTGGGCCAATCGGGTACCGGATCGACACGTCAGGAAGGCATTACCATGGTTACCTATCTGTATAGCGAAGCATTCCGCAACGGATTCTTTGGTACAGCGGCGGCAACTGCAGTTCTGCTGTTTCTGGTCACGATTATTTTCTCTGTCCTCAACATGCTGGTATCTAACCGCTTGGGCGGAGACACAGGAGGAGGAAAAGCGTGA
- a CDS encoding carbohydrate ABC transporter permease, with protein MSTLRVFKKKPDDLGFVGKILYYILLIVGALVSIFPFYWMFVVATNDKGAVFHVPPLLTLGDQFVENFKRVLEKSDFFEALGNSLFVASMVTVSVVFFCTLAGYAFAKYEFPLKNVLFYFVIATLFVPQQLGVLPTYVIMAKLHWIDSFKALIVPAMVNAFGIFWMRQYISTAVHTELIEAGRIDGGGHFRIFWNIAIPVITPAMATLGILNFMTVWNDFFWPLVVLKSKENYTIQIALQQLFTTRDGLDYGMIMSATFTATLPLLVVFLLFSRWVIAGLTSGAIKS; from the coding sequence GTGAGCACACTGCGAGTATTCAAAAAGAAACCCGACGACCTCGGCTTTGTCGGCAAGATTCTCTATTACATCTTACTGATTGTTGGCGCGCTGGTATCCATCTTCCCGTTCTACTGGATGTTTGTGGTAGCCACCAACGATAAAGGCGCCGTATTCCATGTGCCTCCGCTGCTGACCCTGGGTGACCAATTTGTCGAGAACTTCAAGCGGGTGCTGGAGAAATCGGATTTCTTCGAGGCGCTGGGGAACTCGCTGTTTGTGGCTTCCATGGTTACGGTATCGGTCGTATTCTTCTGTACCTTGGCCGGTTATGCCTTTGCCAAATATGAATTTCCGCTGAAGAACGTCCTGTTCTACTTCGTCATTGCCACTCTGTTTGTTCCGCAGCAGCTGGGTGTACTGCCAACCTACGTCATTATGGCCAAGCTCCACTGGATCGACTCCTTCAAGGCGCTGATTGTGCCTGCGATGGTGAATGCATTCGGGATCTTCTGGATGCGGCAGTATATCTCCACCGCAGTACATACGGAGCTGATTGAAGCGGGCCGCATCGACGGCGGCGGACATTTCCGCATCTTCTGGAACATTGCGATTCCGGTCATCACACCGGCGATGGCGACGCTCGGAATACTGAACTTCATGACGGTCTGGAATGACTTCTTCTGGCCGCTCGTTGTGCTGAAGAGCAAGGAGAATTACACCATTCAGATTGCCTTACAGCAGCTGTTCACTACCCGTGACGGACTAGACTACGGAATGATCATGTCTGCCACCTTTACAGCTACGCTGCCGCTACTGGTTGTCTTCCTGTTGTTCAGCCGCTGGGTTATTGCTGGTCTGACTTCAGGTGCGATCAAAAGCTAA
- a CDS encoding cache domain-containing sensor histidine kinase — protein sequence MKLRRKILFAIILLVFIPVIVMGTVSYVHFSNAMEKKSSNFYWISLLETDRKLKFALSEISSITNSAITQPAIQQSLKQPDFVLTYDLKQEINNLLINHPMITSFSLYGKDRMLYQYNAPMSFADMKKQTWYGAMERAEGRPVWSGPGENGSEVSGHPVLVQARVVKDYYSLEDIGYLVVYVKPDLLDQIFWEAATLKKGDILLVNKQGNIVFNKSGEHIGQRTEFPFLESVYTKEQNYYIDNYQEEKSLITFLPSHNADWVLAAITPMNLISSESVSIRNIAVILGTVSLLSAFMFDRYFIRRLVRSINSAVNGMKRVKQGIFIPIPASHRADDESDLLIDGFNRMSTQINELIEQVQTEQARKKEAEMQALMAQINPHFIYNSLESINSMAVLQGNKDISKMVISLGKLLRISISQNQELIPLHMEFEHVRHYLDIQKFRFEDKFSYAIDIPGTLRTYMTQKLIVQPIVENALYHAIEQMEDPGFISIEAQECGTDMIIIVKDNGPGFDLATLMSLWNKERSNQKKYNDSGVGLKNVHERLNIRFGNPYGLLVCSSPGFGSTICIRIPKILP from the coding sequence TTGAAGCTTCGCCGTAAAATTTTGTTCGCTATTATTCTTCTGGTATTTATACCGGTGATCGTCATGGGCACCGTGAGTTATGTGCATTTCTCTAATGCCATGGAGAAGAAGTCAAGTAACTTCTATTGGATCTCGCTGCTGGAGACGGACCGTAAGCTGAAGTTCGCACTCAGCGAAATATCTTCCATCACCAATTCGGCTATTACGCAACCGGCGATTCAACAATCGCTGAAGCAGCCGGATTTTGTGCTGACCTATGATCTGAAGCAGGAAATCAACAACCTGCTGATCAATCATCCGATGATTACCTCATTCAGTCTTTACGGCAAGGACCGCATGCTCTATCAGTACAATGCGCCGATGTCCTTCGCTGATATGAAGAAGCAGACTTGGTACGGCGCCATGGAGCGCGCCGAAGGCCGGCCGGTATGGTCCGGTCCCGGCGAGAATGGCTCAGAGGTGTCCGGCCACCCCGTGCTGGTACAGGCGCGAGTGGTGAAGGATTATTATTCGCTGGAGGATATCGGATATCTCGTCGTTTATGTGAAGCCTGATTTACTGGACCAGATATTCTGGGAGGCGGCCACCTTGAAGAAGGGGGATATTCTGCTGGTGAACAAGCAGGGGAATATCGTCTTCAATAAGTCCGGCGAGCATATTGGACAACGCACGGAGTTTCCTTTTCTAGAGAGCGTTTACACCAAGGAACAGAATTATTACATCGACAACTATCAAGAGGAGAAATCACTCATCACCTTCCTTCCATCACACAATGCAGACTGGGTTTTGGCAGCGATTACACCGATGAATCTGATCTCGTCAGAGTCGGTATCGATCCGCAATATTGCGGTGATTCTCGGCACAGTGTCGCTGCTGTCCGCCTTCATGTTCGACCGTTATTTCATCCGCAGGCTGGTGCGCAGCATCAACAGCGCAGTCAACGGCATGAAGCGGGTCAAGCAGGGGATATTCATACCCATCCCGGCCAGCCACCGGGCAGACGATGAGAGCGATCTGCTGATTGACGGCTTCAACCGGATGAGCACTCAGATCAACGAACTGATCGAGCAGGTGCAGACGGAGCAGGCGCGCAAGAAGGAAGCGGAAATGCAGGCGCTGATGGCGCAGATTAATCCGCATTTTATCTATAATTCACTGGAATCGATTAATTCGATGGCGGTATTGCAGGGCAACAAGGATATCAGCAAAATGGTGATTTCGCTCGGCAAGCTGCTGCGGATCAGCATCAGCCAGAATCAGGAGCTGATCCCGCTGCATATGGAGTTCGAGCATGTCCGCCACTATCTGGATATTCAGAAATTCCGCTTCGAGGATAAGTTCTCTTACGCTATTGATATCCCCGGGACCCTGCGCACGTATATGACACAGAAGCTGATTGTGCAGCCAATTGTGGAGAATGCGCTGTACCATGCGATTGAGCAGATGGAGGACCCCGGCTTTATCAGCATCGAAGCGCAGGAATGCGGAACGGATATGATTATCATAGTGAAGGACAACGGTCCGGGCTTCGATCTGGCTACCCTGATGAGCCTCTGGAACAAGGAGCGCAGCAATCAGAAGAAATATAACGACAGCGGAGTCGGCCTCAAAAATGTGCATGAACGCCTCAACATCCGTTTCGGCAATCCTTATGGTCTGCTGGTCTGTTCTTCCCCCGGCTTCGGGTCCACGATTTGTATTCGGATACCGAAGATTCTGCCGTAG
- a CDS encoding ABC transporter substrate-binding protein, translating into MRWLTKWGWILFYIVLMAGAVIFITYGDREPIEDNSPEKITLTFRHFWIKEHDRPLLSIFEEVVDGYQEAHPNVKVNFEGLDQTIHREQKLKSEMVTGTPPDMFVLFGGAEIEPYVRSSRLLDLTDFAAENGLRNQFKDLHLWTFNNHLYGLPIEGNAEPLYFNKRIFSELGIEPPATLAELDDAILQLKAGGYIPFALGNEDRWPAGIFAHYLMDRYAGPVLIQKLVGGQDQATFQNMYYLKAFQHLENWIKEEAFSPGSNELSTEQAVSLFTSGKAAMYLNGNWDINLFTGETAPADFQNQVGVIPFPAMTSREEPSIAGGYTIGIGLSSTLSGAKLDAALELMKVLYTKEVQMRIVYEGLRIPSMRINVDPDTTGPVFAQVMQMMEENTQSFVPYDNLLSPEVKKRFLSVIEEMIGGGMQAEQALNELQAVSMQYWNLIRSSTVQ; encoded by the coding sequence GTGAGATGGTTGACCAAATGGGGCTGGATTCTGTTCTACATCGTGCTGATGGCGGGTGCGGTGATCTTTATAACCTACGGGGACCGGGAACCGATCGAAGATAACTCTCCCGAGAAAATCACCCTGACGTTCCGCCATTTCTGGATTAAGGAGCACGATCGGCCGCTGCTCAGTATCTTTGAGGAGGTTGTCGACGGGTACCAGGAGGCTCACCCCAACGTGAAGGTGAACTTTGAAGGGCTGGACCAGACGATCCATCGTGAGCAGAAGCTGAAGAGTGAGATGGTGACCGGTACGCCGCCGGATATGTTTGTGCTGTTCGGTGGAGCGGAGATCGAGCCTTATGTGCGTTCCAGTCGGCTGCTGGACTTGACCGATTTCGCTGCGGAGAACGGACTGCGCAACCAGTTCAAGGATCTGCATCTGTGGACCTTCAACAACCATTTATACGGTCTGCCGATCGAAGGCAATGCGGAGCCGCTCTATTTCAATAAAAGAATCTTCAGCGAGTTGGGCATTGAGCCGCCGGCAACGCTTGCGGAACTCGATGATGCCATACTGCAGCTGAAGGCGGGCGGGTATATTCCGTTCGCGCTGGGGAATGAGGACCGCTGGCCGGCCGGGATTTTTGCCCATTATCTGATGGACCGTTATGCCGGTCCGGTGCTGATTCAGAAGCTGGTCGGCGGGCAGGATCAGGCCACCTTCCAGAACATGTATTATCTGAAGGCCTTTCAGCATCTGGAGAACTGGATCAAGGAGGAGGCCTTCAGCCCAGGCTCCAATGAGCTGTCCACTGAACAAGCCGTAAGCCTGTTCACGAGCGGGAAGGCGGCGATGTATCTGAACGGGAACTGGGACATCAATCTGTTCACGGGCGAGACCGCTCCGGCCGACTTCCAGAATCAGGTAGGCGTGATTCCGTTTCCGGCGATGACCTCGCGGGAGGAGCCTTCGATTGCCGGGGGCTATACGATTGGAATCGGATTATCCTCCACGCTGAGCGGAGCCAAGCTCGATGCGGCGCTGGAGCTGATGAAGGTCTTATACACGAAGGAAGTGCAGATGCGGATTGTGTATGAGGGGCTGCGGATTCCCTCGATGCGAATCAATGTTGATCCGGATACCACCGGTCCGGTCTTCGCCCAGGTGATGCAGATGATGGAAGAGAATACACAGAGCTTTGTTCCGTATGATAATTTGCTCTCGCCTGAGGTGAAGAAGCGGTTTCTGAGTGTAATCGAAGAAATGATCGGTGGCGGGATGCAGGCAGAGCAGGCCCTGAATGAGCTGCAGGCTGTATCCATGCAATATTGGAATCTGATCCGAAGCTCAACAGTTCAATAA
- a CDS encoding response regulator, which yields MGALQEKYKVLLVDDEPIILRSLKVAIPWEELQLEIVGEARNGEVALNLIGEMKPHIVISDIRMPVIDGIALMKEVLSQNSKLIFIFISGYGEFEYAREALRQGAFDYLLKPIDHDELAQMLERARTKLDRQKENEQLMHSVQMLSMLARERMFAEFTLGNPRPLQHLQWLENSELEGEYFMAVVQLDDYAALTAGWSAEEKRLWLFAIRNIVEEWSLEHGVLTVFPFHNGEWILLFPGSLNSSKRELGEQLVTGIKRYSKLSCSVGISRTTQGIDQLSTIYPQAAKALYQRFYSGHEGVFIDEETAVSESREIKYPKELEAALIESMRTLDRVRMLALFDEMALFIGEQAAPKEMAERLIVEMAVVLYRQFEHMNNQTQWSLERLLGKLHTLGTLSDMIAALKEEFEEWMKQGNKPVSREDGRSVVEKSKRYIESNYHKDLSMEEVSELADLSISHFCTLFKQVSGYTFLEYVTHCRMEKAKYILQNSNVKVYQVAPLVGYQDPRYFTQVFKKATGQTPSEYREEHTKQAN from the coding sequence ATGGGCGCACTGCAAGAGAAATATAAAGTTCTGCTGGTCGATGACGAACCGATTATTCTGCGCAGCCTGAAGGTAGCGATCCCATGGGAGGAGCTACAGCTGGAAATCGTAGGCGAAGCGAGAAACGGGGAAGTGGCGCTGAATTTGATTGGCGAGATGAAGCCGCATATTGTAATCAGTGATATCCGCATGCCGGTCATTGACGGCATTGCTCTAATGAAGGAAGTGCTGTCGCAGAACTCGAAGCTGATCTTCATCTTCATCAGCGGCTACGGGGAGTTTGAATATGCCAGAGAAGCGCTGCGGCAGGGGGCGTTCGACTATTTGCTGAAGCCGATTGACCATGACGAGCTGGCCCAGATGCTGGAGCGGGCGCGGACGAAGCTGGACCGCCAGAAGGAGAATGAGCAGCTGATGCATTCGGTGCAGATGCTCTCCATGCTGGCCAGAGAGCGGATGTTCGCCGAGTTCACCCTTGGCAACCCGCGGCCGCTGCAGCATCTGCAATGGCTGGAGAACAGCGAGCTGGAGGGCGAATATTTCATGGCTGTCGTTCAGCTGGACGACTATGCCGCCCTGACCGCCGGATGGAGCGCAGAGGAGAAACGGTTATGGCTGTTCGCGATCCGCAACATCGTGGAGGAGTGGTCGCTTGAGCACGGCGTGCTGACGGTCTTTCCTTTTCATAACGGAGAGTGGATTCTGTTATTCCCGGGCAGTCTGAACAGCAGCAAGCGGGAGCTGGGCGAGCAGCTGGTCACCGGAATCAAACGGTACTCGAAGCTGTCCTGTTCTGTTGGCATCAGCCGCACCACCCAGGGCATCGATCAGCTGAGTACGATCTATCCGCAAGCTGCGAAAGCGCTGTATCAGCGCTTTTATTCTGGGCATGAGGGTGTGTTCATTGATGAAGAAACCGCTGTCTCCGAGAGTCGGGAGATCAAATATCCGAAGGAGCTGGAGGCTGCACTGATTGAGAGCATGCGCACACTGGACAGAGTGCGCATGCTGGCGTTGTTTGATGAGATGGCCTTGTTTATCGGCGAACAGGCTGCGCCCAAGGAAATGGCCGAACGGCTGATTGTGGAGATGGCCGTGGTGCTGTACCGGCAATTCGAGCATATGAACAACCAGACGCAGTGGTCGCTGGAGCGGCTGCTGGGCAAGCTGCACACGCTTGGAACCTTAAGCGACATGATTGCGGCGCTGAAGGAGGAATTCGAAGAGTGGATGAAGCAGGGCAACAAACCGGTCAGCCGCGAGGACGGGCGCAGCGTGGTGGAGAAGTCGAAGCGTTATATCGAGAGCAACTACCACAAGGATCTCAGCATGGAGGAGGTCTCGGAGCTGGCTGATCTCAGCATTAGCCACTTCTGCACCTTGTTCAAGCAGGTCTCGGGGTATACCTTTCTGGAGTATGTAACCCATTGCCGGATGGAGAAGGCCAAATATATACTGCAGAACAGCAATGTCAAGGTATATCAGGTTGCACCGCTGGTAGGCTATCAGGACCCGCGTTATTTCACCCAGGTGTTCAAGAAGGCAACTGGCCAGACTCCTTCGGAATACCGGGAAGAGCATACGAAACAGGCGAATTAA